The proteins below come from a single Oxyura jamaicensis isolate SHBP4307 breed ruddy duck chromosome 1, BPBGC_Ojam_1.0, whole genome shotgun sequence genomic window:
- the GPR37 gene encoding prosaposin receptor GPR37: MRPLGTPLALLLCQVLGSWAACALLPAAGSGLQENLNRPPSPPATEPPGPGSPAAAALRGRGAPPAGPGSTCGAAGPGRRRARSSGAGLGATGGPRWLPLNGSGRGGEGGAGGRGNGTGRRARLRNPFYPLTEESYGAYAVMCLSVVIFGIGIMGNMAVMCIVCHNYYMRSISNSLLANLAFWDFLIVFFCLPLVIFQELTKKWLLEDFSCKIVPYIEVASLGVTTFTLCALCIDRFRAATNVQMYYEMIENCTSTTAKLAVIWVGALLLALPEVVLRQLTKEDPEYSGSPPGERCVVKISTALPDTIYVLALTYDGARLWWYFGCYFCLPTLFTITCSLVTARKIRRAEKACTRGNKRQIQLESQMNCTVVALTILYGFCIIPENICNIVTAYMSTGVSRQTMDLLHLISQFLLFFKSCVTPVLLFCLCKPFSRAFMECCCCCCDECIQKSSTVTSDDNDNEYTTELELSPFSTIRREMSTFASVGTHC; this comes from the exons ATGCGGCCCCTCGGCACTCCCCTcgccctgctgctgtgccaggtgCTGGGCTCATGGGCCGCCTGCGCCCTGCTCCCCGCCGCGGGCTCTGGGCTGCAAGAAAATCTTAATCGCCCCCCATCTCCGCCGGCCACGGAGCCCCCCGGTCCTGGAAGCCCGGCGGCCGCTGCTCTCCGAGGGCGCGGAGCCCCCCCGGCGGGGCCTGGGAGCAcctgcggggctgcggggcccggGCGGAGGCGGGCGCGGAGCAGCGGGGCCGGCCTGGGGGCGACGGGGGGCCCCCGATGGCTGCCCCTGAACGGCTCGGGCcgaggaggagaggggggcgcggggggtCGAGGTAACGGCACCGGGCGCCGCGCCCGGCTCCGCAACCCCTTCTACCCGCTGACCGAGGAGTCGTACGGAGCCTACGCCGTGATGTGCCTCTCCGTGGTGATCTTCGGCATCGGCATCATGGGCAACATGGCAGTGATGTGCATCGTCTGCCACAACTACTACATGCGGAGCATCTCCAACTCCCTGCTGGCCAACCTGGCCTTCTGGGACTTCCTCATCGTCTTCTTCTGCCTGCCGCTGGTCATCTTCCAGGAGCTCACCAAGAAGTGGCTCCTAGAAGACTTCTCCTGCAAAATCGTCCCATACATCGAG GTAGCCTCTCTTGGAGTCACCACCTTCACACTGTGTGCCCTCTGCATTGATCGGTTCCGTGCTGCCACCAACGTGCAGATGTACTACGAGATGATTGAGAACTGCACCTCAACGACCGCCAAGCTGGCCGTCATATGGGTCGGGGCACTGTTGCTGGCACTGCCAGAGGTCGTGCTGCGCCAGCTGACGAAGGAGGACCCTGAATACAGCGGCAGCCCACCCGGGGAACGGTGCGTGGTGAAGATATCCACTGCACTACCCGACACCATTTACGTGTTAGCTCTTACATATGATGGGGCAAGACTCTGGTGGTACTTTGGCTGCTATTTTTGTTTGCCTACCCTTTTCACTATTACCTGCTCCCTGGTAACAGCAAGGAAAATCAGGAGGGCGGAAAAGGCTTGCACAAGAGGGAACAAGCGACAAATTCAGCTAGAAAGTCAGATGAACTGCACAGTGGTGGCTTTGACCATTTTATATGGGTTTTGCATCATTCCTGAAAACATCTGCAACATTGTGACTGCCTACATGTCCACAGGGGTCTCTCGGCAGACTATGGATCTCCTCCATCTCATTAGCCAgttccttttgttctttaagtCCTGTGTTACCCCAGTCctccttttctgtctctgtaaaCCTTTCAGCCGGGCCTTTATGGAgtgttgctgttgctgctgtgatGAATGCATCCAGAAATCTTCAACAGTAACAAGTGATGATAATGACAATGAGTACACTACAGAACTGGAGCTCTCCCCTTTCAGCACCATCCGTCGTGAAATGTCTACCTTTGCCTCTGTGGGGACTCACTGTTAA